In Rhizoctonia solani chromosome 6, complete sequence, the sequence CCGGCCCGTCGTTTTCATGCGATTCTTTCgcacctccaccttgtcCCTCAGATACCCAAGGATCCCACGCGGTCGTTGCGCTCATTCGCACGACATTGGTCCCGATTCGGCCAAACTCCGACTTGGACCATCGGTTCTTACGATCGGTCGCGCAGAGCCTCTCGGCTCCCCTCTCCTTATCTTTGCGTACCTCTTTCATTTCGTCTTGTATTTCACTTCTCTCTTTCCCTCCTGTTTCGCCTTCCGGGCTCACGGACACTTTCTACCGGCGCCCGCGGCCTCCTTGCATGTATGCacttatgtatataagcaaGCATGGGAAGTCCAATGCCTCCCATCGCTTGCAACACCAGTTCTTACTCGTAGAATACATTTGCTTATCTTACTCGCTCGCCCTGCTCCCTCTTGTTGTCTTGACACTCGACCGCACCGTCCTCTTCGTTCGGCGCTCACTTGCTTAGTCATCCGTTTCGCCTCTGCGAGTCTAACAGTTTGCAAGCGATTTCTCCCGCTAGGCCGACCTGTTTGCTTTGCTCTTTCACGCACAGGTTCCCCTAGTGCTCTTTTATTGCCCCGTATTTTTCTTTTATTTCTATCTTGCCACTATGTCCTCTAGCAACGCCGCCACGCCTGACCCCAACGCTCCTCCGACTTACGTCGCTGACGCCGTTACGGACCCTGCTGCTGCCATCAATGAGCTTCGCTCCATCCTATCTACCCTACACACCCACACTCGTGATGCCTTTGTCGACCGCGATAACCGTCACAACACCCTCCAAGCCCTTCACAGCAACCTCCAAGCCGTCGTCGATGCCATTCCCCCACCTGCTGTTCCGGCTCCCCTTCCTTCTTTGGGACGTCCACCCAAAGGTGCCAAGCTTGGTCAATTTTTGGGCAAGGTCCAGGACGTCGAGCGATTCCTCCAAGACCTCAAGGACGACATCGAGCTTCAAGGTTCCTCGTTTGCTACAGACCGCCAAAAGGTCCTGTATATGATCACTTTCCTTCGCGACACTCAAACGGCTCATGACTGGGTTGCTGGTACTCGAGTTTCTCACCCCAACTACTTCAACGATTTCAAAACTTTCACCGATGCCTTTGAAGCCCACTTCGGCTCTCCTAACAAGGTCGATGAGGCTCTTTGCAAGCTTAACGCTCTCAAGCAATCTGGCTCCGCCTCTTCGTATGCCGCCCGCTTCCGCGAGATCAGCGCCGCTCTCCCTCAAGAGGAGTTCTTTTTGTCAAATATGTTCTTTAACGGACTCAAACAGGAGGTCCAACGTTGGATTCTCCAGCTCCCTGACGGCAAAAACGGCTCCCTCGACGACTTAGTCACTCGTGCTATTGACAGCGATAACCGTCTACACAAATGGTCTCGCAACACTCGTTCCACCTCAGCCTCCGGCACCTCTCCTAAGCCACCTACCACTTCCACTACTCCTTCGACCTTTCAGACGACCGCCGGCCCTGCCCCCATGGAGCTTGGCGCTACTTGCATCATGAAACCCCTCAATCCAACCGAGAAGGAACGTTGTAAACGCTTTGGACTTTGCGGATATTGCGGCGGTTCCCACTCCCTCGACGACTGCCAGCTCCTCAAAGAGAAGAACAAttgcaagggcaagggcttGGGAAAAGCTACCCCGCAAGCCTAAGCGCCATAGGCCCCGCGGGTACGTCTCTCTCGGTCACGACTCCTACATCTCCCGCGCCAATTGCCAGGACAAGGTCCGATTCCTGTCGATCTAGTTGCCCCGCTTCCACATTTCCGTCTTTAATTTTATCGGCCTCTTTCTCTGACCCGCCTCATTTTTACGTGCCTCTCGTCTTGTCTGTTCCCGGCTCCGATCCTATTTCTACTTATGGATTTTTGGATTCTGGTgcttcttgttctcataTTTCTGAATCTTTTGCCTTGGCTCACTCTCTCCCCACTTGCCGTTTGGATATTCCTCAGATTGTTCATACTGTAGATAACCGCCCACTTCTTTCCGGGGCTCTTACGGACAAATGCCTAGCCACGGTCTCTATCGGAGACATTCATTTTGAACAACTCGCGCTGGGTGTAGTGTCTATGAGCTACCCTGTTATTCTTGGTTTTGATTGGCTTCGCTCTCACAACCCTACCATCAATTGGGAGTCTGGTACTCTCACCCTTTCTTGCTGCCGTGTGGACGCACCCGGCCCGCTCGTCATCCTCTCTGTAGACCCGTCGCTTTTCGTCACCCCCGCCAGTCCCACCCCCGAACCAGGCCACAGCCTAGGTCCCAGTCCTATTTTTTCCACGCATATAGTCTCTGCGGAGACTCCGACGATCAAACCAAGCCCGGTCGCGTTGCCCCCTTCCCCTTCCGTCGCCCCCTTGGGCCCCAGTCCGTCTCATAGCGACTCTGCAACCCCTCCCCGTAGCCCCGATATTTGGCTAGTTGGCGCAGCCCAATTTTCAAAGTACGCTTGCCGATCAGGCAACTTCACTGGACGaatttcattttctcctATTCATTCAATCTCGTCAGCTTCACCCGCCGATCCCGCCGCTTCTACCCCTGAAGATTGCAAGCGCAAGATTCGCTCTTCCCTCCCAGAACCTTACTGGGACTTTGCCTCGGTTTTCGACCCTGTCAAGGTCGATACCCTCCCTCCCCGGCGGCCTTACAATATGAAAATTGATCTTGAAGACGGCAAGACTCCTCCTTTTGGCCCTATTTATTTGCTCACTCAAGACAAACGTGCCGCTCTTGCCGACTACATTGACAAGAATCTCGCTAAAGGTTTTATTTGCCGTTCTACCTCTTCGGCCGCCTCCCCTATCCTCTTCGTCAAACGCAAGTCCGGCAAACTTTGCCTCTGTGTCAACTACCAAGGTCTTAatgcaattactaagcgtAACCGTTACCCGTTACCGCTCATTTCTGACTTGCTCAATCGGGTCAATGGTTGCAAGATATTCTCGAAAATCAACTTGAAAAATGCTTTCAATCTTATTCGCATAGCCGCTGGCGACGAGTGGAAAACCGCTTTTTGCACTAACCTCGGCCTCTTCGAGTACCTTGTTATGCCATTTGGGCTCACGAACGCTCCCGCTACTTTCCAGGCACTCATTCAGGATGTCTTACGCGACTTACTCGACATTACTTGCGTTGTCTACCTTGACGACATTCTTATTTTCTCTTGCTCCAAGTCTGAACACATTGACCACGTCCGGGCCGTTCTCAAACGCCTTCAAGCCCACGGACTGTTTGCAAACGCTAAGAAATGCGAATTTCATCGCACCAAAGTTGAGTACCTTGGCTATCTTATTACTGTCAATGGTATCTCTATGCACCCTTCAAAGCTTGAATCTATCTCTTCCTGGCCTGTCCCTCGCTCCGTCAAGGATATTCAGTCCTTCCTTGGTTTTACCAATTTTTACCGTCGCTTTATCGCCCATTACGCCTTGATCTGCAAGCCGTTGAACAATCTTACCCACAAGGACGTTCCCCTTGGTCCTCAAGGATCCCTCACGCTCACAGACAACGCTCTCCGTTCCTTCAATGACCTCAAAGAGGCCTTCCAATCCAGGCCGGTCCTTCGTCATTTCAACCCGGTTCTTCCCTCAACCCTCTTGACCGACGCCTCGGATTTTGCTATTTTGGGTATTCACTGCCAGCCCGACGGGTCCGGCGCCCTTCACCCGGTCGCTTTCTTTTTGCGCAAGCTCACCCCCGCCAAAATCAATTACAAGATTTACGACAAAGAGATGTTGGCCATCGTCGAGTCTCTACGCCATATGCGCCCCTGGCTCCTTGGCACTTTGACTCCCGTTTCCATTGTCACCGACCACCGAAACCTCGAGTACTTCATGTCCACTCGAGTTCTCAACCGCCAACAGGCCCGCTGGTCCCTTTTCCTTGCCGACTTCAATTTTAGCCTTTCTTATGCTCCCGGATCTTGCAATCCCGCCGATGCTCCCTCCCGCCGTCCCGACTACGTCCCAAAGGAGGGGGATAGGACCCTCACGGGCCAGCAGCAGCTCTTGCTTGGTCCTCGACACTTTGCTCCGCTTGCCAACGCCTCTGCGctgcatgtatgcgcgctTTCCTCGTTCATTTCAGCCCCTATTCATTCCCAGCTTGCTGCTACCTTCTCTGTTGGCGACCCCGATTTTCTCTCTCGCCTCAAACAGGCAGTCGCTTCCGATTCTCAATGGCTTGAGGCCCTCAAATCCAACGATCCGGATTTCCGCTCAGCCAACGGTACTGCTTTACACCGCAACAAGCTCTACGTTCCAGCCCCCCTTCGCGTCGAGGTCTTACGCTCCCGCCACGACGCTATTCTTGCCGGCCACCCTGGTCGCGCTGGTACCTTCGAGCTCGTTTCTCGCAACTTCTCTTGGCCCGGcctttgttgttttgttCGCGCTTACGTTACCGGTTGCGACCTCTGCGCTCGCACCAAGGCCGAACAACATCGCCCCTACGGCCTTCTTCAGCCTCTCAAGGTTCCCTCCCGCCCTTGGAAGTCTATCTCTATGGATTTCATTGTAAAGCTCCCCACCTCTCACGGCTGCGACACTATTTGGGTCGTTGTCGATTGCTTTTTGAAGATGGCTCATTTTATTCCCACTGTTGAGACTATCAAGGCCCCAGACTTGGCTCGACTTTTCCTTCAACACATCTTCCAAGCTCACGGTCTCCCCGACACTATCATTTCCGACCGCGGCTCTATCTTTGTTTCTCAATTCTGGACTCGTCTTCACGAACTCATCGGCGTCCGTCTCAAACATTCGACTGCCTATCATCCTCGCACCAACGGTCAAACCGAGCGCATCAACCAAATCCTCAAAGCTTACTTGCGCTGCTACACGTCTTATCAACAGGATGACTGGGTCGATTACTTGCCGCTTGCTGAGTTCGCCTACAACAACCGTACCTTGTCCAGCTCTCAACAATCCCCCTTTTACGCCAACTACGGCTTCCACCCCACTTTCGAGCCTCGTATCAACTCCGATACGACCGTTCCCGCCGCCGAAGACCTCTCCGCTCGTCTTTCCCTCATCCATGACGAGCTTCGAGCCAAACTTACTCACTCACAGGCCGACGCCGCCCAGCAATTCAACCGATCCGTCAAGCCTGCCCCTAACTTCATTATTGGCGATCGTGTCTGGCTCTTACGCTGCAACATCAAGACTACTCGCCCATCTGACAAGCTCAATTACCGCAAGCTCGGCCCGTTCAAGATTGTTGCCGCTCGCGGCCCCGTCTCTTTCCAGCTTGAACTTCCGCCTTCTCTCTCTTGTCTTCACCCCGTCTTCCACGTCTCGCTCTTAGAACCTTACCACTCCCCTTCGGACATTCCTGGTCGTGTCGAACCCGCTCCCCC encodes:
- a CDS encoding Transposon Tf2-1 polyprotein; its protein translation is MSSSNAATPDPNAPPTYVADAVTDPAAAINELRSILSTLHTHTRDAFVDRDNRHNTLQALHSNLQAVVDAIPPPAVPAPLPSLGRPPKGAKLGQFLGKVQDVERFLQDLKDDIELQGSSFATDRQKVLYMITFLRDTQTAHDWVAGTRVSHPNYFNDFKTFTDAFEAHFGSPNKVDEALCKLNALKQSGSASSYAARFREISAALPQEEFFLSNMFFNGLKQEVQRWILQLPDGKNGSLDDLVTRAIDSDNRLHKWSRNTRSTSASGTSPKPPTTSTTPSTFQTTAGPAPMELGATCIMKPLNPTEKERSPQREEQLQGQGLGKSYPASLSAIGPAGTSLSVTTPTSPAPIARTRSDSCRSSCPASTFPSLILSASFSDPPHFYVPLVLSVPGSDPISTYGFLDSGASCSHISESFALAHSLPTCRLDIPQIVHTVDNRPLLSGALTDKCLATVSIGDIHFEQLALGVVSMSYPVILGFDWLRSHNPTINWESGTLTLSCCRVDAPGPLVILSVDPSLFVTPASPTPEPGHSLGPSPIFSTHIVSAETPTIKPSPVALPPSPSVAPLGPSPSHSDSATPPRSPDIWLVGAAQFSKYACRSGNFTGRISFSPIHSISSASPADPAASTPEDCKRKIRSSLPEPYWDFASVFDPVKVDTLPPRRPYNMKIDLEDGKTPPFGPIYLLTQDKRAALADYIDKNLAKGFICRSTSSAASPILFVKRKSGKLCLCVNYQGLNAITKRNRYPLPLISDLLNRVNGCKIFSKINLKNAFNLIRIAAGDEWKTAFCTNLGLFEYLVMPFGLTNAPATFQALIQDVLRDLLDITCVVYLDDILIFSCSKSEHIDHVRAVLKRLQAHGLFANAKKCEFHRTKVEYLGYLITVNGISMHPSKLESISSWPVPRSVKDIQSFLGFTNFYRRFIAHYALICKPLNNLTHKDVPLGPQGSLTLTDNALRSFNDLKEAFQSRPVLRHFNPVLPSTLLTDASDFAILGIHCQPDGSGALHPVAFFLRKLTPAKINYKIYDKEMLAIVESLRHMRPWLLGTLTPVSIVTDHRNLEYFMSTRVLNRQQARWSLFLADFNFSLSYAPGSCNPADAPSRRPDYVPKEGDRTLTGQQQLLLGPRHFAPLANASALHVCALSSFISAPIHSQLAATFSVGDPDFLSRLKQAVASDSQWLEALKSNDPDFRSANGTALHRNKLYVPAPLRVEVLRSRHDAILAGHPGRAGTFELVSRNFSWPGLCCFVRAYVTGCDLCARTKAEQHRPYGLLQPLKVPSRPWKSISMDFIVKLPTSHGCDTIWVVVDCFLKMAHFIPTVETIKAPDLARLFLQHIFQAHGLPDTIISDRGSIFVSQFWTRLHELIGVRLKHSTAYHPRTNGQTERINQILKAYLRCYTSYQQDDWVDYLPLAEFAYNNRTLSSSQQSPFYANYGFHPTFEPRINSDTTVPAAEDLSARLSLIHDELRAKLTHSQADAAQQFNRSVKPAPNFIIGDRVWLLRCNIKTTRPSDKLNYRKLGPFKIVAARGPVSFQLELPPSLSCLHPVFHVSLLEPYHSPSDIPGRVEPAPPPVFLDGDSTPWREVDKILDCRKIGRRYDYFVSWKGLTPDENSWVPLLDMSTGLNELIERFHCRTTNRRLPRPPPLLLYPTKPRGPPSNNSPLNPSTPDDNAAAPFEPVRLPTPPPERHVGYTPATQTTLRSGRVSHPCPRPDTSPPPTKRSSKRLTGARP